A window of the Vigna angularis cultivar LongXiaoDou No.4 chromosome 3, ASM1680809v1, whole genome shotgun sequence genome harbors these coding sequences:
- the LOC108326442 gene encoding protein tesmin/TSO1-like CXC 3, protein MDTPDRSKINTPLSQFEDSPVFNYISNLSPIEPVKSVHITQTFNSLSFSSPPSVFTSPHVNCHRESRFLRRHNLLDASKGKGSSEDINNVYSCEKTPADSTQPCHESSEPQENTNPNISIRDASIEPCDENPNISIEVPQGLKYNLASPGYEPVICADEADSLLELPGKPGSDVSYVPDDSEKDSIEGEMHLPALCQNEEKIEGPNCGVDDLINEASDLLMFSPPNMKEAFKDINKQLNPSTKLTNLRTLLRQSATNDGHQMHIVDTVASGSEHEIENHPCESGAATDTVQRQDKHNNVALVASNPIEKVDDKLVYVTHRGIRRRCLDFEMASVQRKNLDGKSNTNSSAEKSDEMDVSKGKQLLPIKHSGDSRKCVLPGIGLHLNALASLNDCKNIKIETLLSGRQPNLPSSSSSLQLSASQDHQLSLVPTSVEKDMEQSDNEVQPGEDCTQPLVHMPGEDCTQPLVHMPGEDCTQPLVHMPGEDFQQNSPKKKRRRLEQDGEGESCKRCNCKKSKCLKLYCECFAAGVYCIEPCSCRDCFNKPIHVDTVLQTRQQIESRNPLAFAPKVIRSSDSVPEIGDDPNKTPASARHKRGCNCKKSSCLKKYCECYQGGVGCSISCRCEGCKNTYGRKDGSVHSGIEAKPEEETEACERGVMENASHKTETQNTEDHLDHALPTTPLRLSRSLIPLPFSSKGKPPRSFVTTISSSGLFVSQKLGKSSAPRSQPKFEMPVQTVPDDDSPVTCIKTSSPNGKRISSPNCDVGSSPTRRGGRKLILQSIPSFPSLTPHNLRSD, encoded by the exons ATGGACACGCCAGATAGGAGCAAGATCAACACCCCTCTTTCTCAGTTTGAG GATTCACCTGTATTTAACTATATCAGTAATCTATCTCCTATAGAGCCTGTTAAGTCTGTTCACATTACCCAGACCTTCAATTCGCTTAGCTTCTCATCTCCTCCATCTGTTTTCACATCACCCCATGTCAATTGTCACAGAGAATCCAGATTCCTCAGGAg GCATAACCTTTTGGATGCATCCAAAGGTAAGGGTTCATCTGAAGATATAAACAATGTTTATTCATGTGAAAAGACTCCCGCAGATTCAACTCAGCCATGTCATGAATCAAGTGAGCCACAGGAAAATACCAATCCAAATATTTCCATAAGAGATGCCTCAATCGAGCCATGTGATGAAAACCCAAATATCTCAATTGAGGTCCCACAAGGCTTGAAGTATAATTTGGCTAGCCCAGGATATGAACCTGTGATCTGTGCTGATGAGGCTGACTCTCTTTTGGAACTGCCAGGCAAACCAGGATCAGATGTTTCTTATGTTCCAGATGACTCTGAAAAGGATTCAATTGAGGGTGAAATGCATCTTCCAGCTTTATGTCAAAATGAGGAAAAAATTGAAGGACCAAATTGTGGTGTGGATGATTTAATTAATGAAGCCTCTGATCTGTTAATGTTTAGTCCCCCAAATATGAAAGAAGCTTTTAAGgatataaataaacaattaaatccTTCAACAAAGCTTACCAATTTGAGGACTTTGTTACGACAATCTGCTACCAATGATGGTCATCAAATGCACATTGTTGATACAGTTGCTTCTGGTTCAGAAcatgaaattgaaaatcatCCTTGTGAATCAGGAGCAGCCACAGACACAGTTCAGAGACAAGACAAACATAACAATGTTGCTTTGGTGGCTAGCAATCCCATTGAGAAAGTGGATGATAAG CTTGTTTATGTGACACACCGTGGTATACGGAGACGCTGTTTAGATTTTGAGATGGCTAGTGTCCAAAGGAAGAATCTAGATGGTAAATCAAACACCAATTCCAGTGCAGAAAAATCTGATGAGATGGATGTTAGTAAAGGAAAGCAACTGCTCCCCATTAAACATAGTGGGGATTCACGGAAGTGTGTTTTGCCTGGAATTGGTTTGCACTTGAATGCCCTTGCTAGCTTAAATGAttgcaaaaacataaaaattgagACATTGCTATCTGGAAGGCAACCTAACCTTCCCAGCTCCTCCTCATCCTTGCAACTTTCTGCAAGCCAAGATCATCAACTATCTTTGGTACCTACATCAGTGGAAAAAGATATGGAGCAATCAGATAATGAAGTTCAGCCTGGTGAAGATTGTACCCAGCCTTTGGTTCACATGCCTGGTGAAGATTGCACCCAGCCTTTGGTTCACATGCCTGGTGAAGATTGTACCCAGCCCTTGGTTCACATGCCTGGTGAAGATTtccagcagaatagccctaaaAAGAAAAG GCGCAGGTTGGAACAAGATGGGGAAGGGGAGTCTTGCAAGCGTTGTAATTGTAAGAAATCAAAGTGTTTGAAGCT TTATTGTGAGTGCTTTGCTGCGGGAGTCTACTGCATAGAGCCCTGTTCATGTCGTGATTGCTTTAACAAACCTATTCATGTTGATACCGTCCTTCAAACTCGCCAGCAGATTGAGTCTCGAAATCCACTTGCTTTTGCTCCTAAAGTCATACGGAGTTCTGATTCTGTACCTGAAATTGGG GATGACCCTAACAAAACTCCAGCTTCAGCCCGACACAAAAGAGGATGTAATTGCAAGAAATCAAGCTGCCTAAAGAAATACTGTGAATGTTATCAG ggTGGTGTTGGTTGCTCCATAAGCTGCAGATGTGAAGGATGCAAGAACACGTATGGTAGAAAGGATG GTTCTGTTCATTCTGGAATAGAAGCCAAGCCCGAAGAAGAAACAGAAGCATGTGAAAGGGGTGTGATGGAAAATGCTTCACATAAAACTGAAACACAAAATACTGAAGACCATCTTGATCATGCTCTTCCTACAACACCATTACGTCTTTCCAG ATCATTGATCCCATTACCCTTTTCATCAAAGGGTAAGCCACCAAGATCTTTTGTTACTACCATCTCCAGTTCTGGATTGTTTGTCAGCCAAAAGCTCGGGAAATCAAGTGCTCCGCGGTCTCAACCTAAATTTGAAATGCCTGTGCAAACTGTTCCGGATGATGACTCTCCTGTCACCTGCATCAAAACTTCTTCTCCAAATGGCAAGAGGATCTCCTCTCCTAATTGTGACGTGGGATCATCTCCTACTCGCAGAGGTGGGAGGAAGTTGATCTTACAATCTATCCCTTCATTTCCTTCTCTCACCCCTCACAATCTTCGGAGTGACTGA
- the LOC108325812 gene encoding protein NETWORKED 1A has translation MATLLHSESRRLYSWWWDSHISPKNSKWLQENLTDMDAKVKAMIKLIEEDADSFARRAEMYYKKRPELMKLVEEFYRAYRALAERYDHATGELRQAHKTISEAFPNLLNDDSPCGSSGTGAEPHTPEGPHPIRSLLESVALQKDAFGFSSIQNTSKTSGESFEESPSGLSRKGLKQLNDMFGLSPLMAENQNVKAQNHSESERAQKAESEVQTLRKELEVIQSDKDSIFLQYQKSLEKLSELERELTKAQQDAGGLDERASKAEIEIKVLKEALSELKYEKDAGLVQYKQCMERIASLETTLYLAQTDAKGNDERAAKADTEAKNLRKELAKLEAEKDAAHLQYKQCLEKISVLEAKITHAEENSLKLNQQIERTELEVKSLRKNLADLNEEKESVAALYKQCLLKVSTMESEILHAQEISKRLNREIEFGVEKLKTAEKQCDMLEKSNQSLQLEADVLLQKISVKDQKLLEKHTELERLQTLMHEEQSHFLQIETTLHTLQESYSQSQEEQRSLALELKHGLQLLEDVELSKQGFKEEMRQIVEENRTLHELNFSSTRSLKNQQTEISELKRIKEKLEREFAIKVEQSNVLQQESSQVKEEIQVLNNRYQTILEELGSVGLNPKSFAASVKDLQKEITMLKEVCKLEQDEKEVLREKSKDMDKLLSEKAFMESSLSNLNDELNVLRVTMKKLQESCGVLQEEKSSLAAEKSALLSQLQIITESMQNQLEKNTLLEKSLCDAKIELEGLRAKSSSLEEFCNLLNDEKHNLLNERSVLVSQLESVEAKLGNLERRFTKLEEKYADMEKDKESRVSQVEELHLLLLAQKEKHANHKNSSEARMANLENLVLRLQEERRMGKIEFEEELDKAVNAQVEMFILQKCVEDLEQKNMGLLFECQKHVEESKFSDKVISELESENLMQQMELEFLLDEIRKFKMGIHQVLGALQVDSGGGHGKGIKQEEMPISHILSNIEGLKGSLVKTQEEKLQLLVENSVLLTVLSQQESEGAELVTEKGILEQEFENTREQHAMLQKVKLELLEINMQLRSEVTKGEAKENELQSKLDALHLDLIDLQRTNLLCQEENCRLLEEKNSLMGSVLDLKDAKSATEQENSIILHEALSLKNLSLVYESFFTEKVLEQRALAENLSDLHSLNSDLKRELGLLRKKFEVKEAENVYLKESVERTGKAMEESKAENEHLNCQIESSENLLEKKDEELLEMLERLKAAETLSAEFCRNIEKLKAEKEQLRLINENLERQILELSEGCMNHKKEIEHLTEANRSLLSQMRSLRQEVEQQRAREETLSSELLDKTNEFELWEAEAATFYFDLQISSISEALLENKVNELSGVCMRLEEERDAKSMEIKQMTERVSLLEGEVGGLKGRLSAYTPVISSLKEDFASLEQTALLRVKTVPVKCNHEQKDAGIETCLQENGHQSSADNRSTLIPDGVSDLLSMKARIRAVEMSLVQEIERHVKEENLTTKANPGALRNVSNVVVSPYVEENGSRKEDKVLKDGSTFDLNSWRTKPESGSLMKDIPLDHISDTPATKSCRRVNSGTDDQMLELWETAEQDCCDSSIDNEAMKQSSVPTEDLITYHQSDNSGKFLNTSSELDVEKELGVDRFQLSRSIKERTQDGKRKKILERLSSDAQKLSILKTSVQDLKQKMETKKRNKKGDYTEYETVKRQIEEVEGAVVKLADTNDQLTKDLEEGAPSLNRETSVELEKSRQIQRKRVTEQARKGSEQIGRLQFDVQNIQYTLLKLADEKSKGKNRFTGKTVILLRDFIHSGKKSSKKRSKGFCGCSRPSTNED, from the exons ATGGCAACATTGTTACATTCTGAGTCCAGGCGCTTATATTCTTGGTGGTGGGACAGCCACATTAGCCCAAAGAATTCAAAATGGCTTCAGGAGAACCTTACAG ACATGGATGCCAAAGTAAAAGCAATGATCAAGCTTATTGAAGAAGATGCGGACTCATTTGCAAGGAGGGCAGAGATGTATTATAAGAAGCGGCCAGAACTCATGAAATTAGTTGAGGAGTTCTATCGAGCATACCGTGCTTTAGCAGAGAGGTATGATCATGCGACAGGGGAGCTACGCCAGGCCCATAAAACCATTTCAGAAGCATTCCCCAACTTGCTGAATGATGATTCACCATGTGGTTCTTCAGGCACTGGAGCTGAGCCGCACACACCAGAAGGTCCACATCCAATTCGTTCATTATTGGAGTCAGTCGCCTTACAGAAAGATGCATTTGGATTTTCTTCCATCCAAAATACTTCAAAAACGAGTGGGGAGAGTTTTGAAGAATCTCCAAGCGGTCTTAGCAGAAAGGGTCTAAAGCAGCTAAACGATATGTTTGGGTTGTCTCCCTTAATGGCTGAAAATCAGAATGTGAAGGCCCAGAACCATTCTGAGTCTGAGCGTGCACAGAAAGCCGAAAGCGAAGTTCAAACCTTAAGGAAAGAACTGGAAGTTATACAGTCTGACAAGGATTCTATCTTTCTTCAGTATCAGAAGAGTTTGGAGAAGTTATCTGAATTGGAAAGAGAGCTAACTAAGGCGCAACAAGATGCTGGTGGCCTTGATGAGCGAGCAAGCAAAgctgaaattgaaattaaagtaTTGAAAGAAGCCCTTTCTGAGCTTAAATATGAGAAGGATGCTGGTCTAGTTCAGTACAAGCAGTGCATGGAAAGGATAGCTAGTCTGGAAACTACATTATATCTGGCCCAGACAGATGCAAAGGGGAATGATGAAAGGGCTGCTAAAGCAGATACTGAAGCAAAAAATCTCAGAAAAGAACTTGCTAAATTGGAGGCCGAAAAGGATGCTGCTCATCTTCAATATAAACAATGTCTTGAAAAGATATCTGTTTTGGAGGCCAAGATCACCCATGCTGAGGAGAATTCCTTGAAACTGAATCAGCAGATTGAAAGAACAGAGCTGGAAGTTAAATCATTGAGGAAAAATCTTGCTGACctgaatgaagagaaagaaTCTGTAGCTGCCCTGTACAAGCAGTGTTTGCTGAAAGTATCAACAATGGAGAGTGAAATTTTACATGCTCAAGAAATTTCAAAACGATTAAATAGAGAAATTGAGTTTGGGGTTGAAAAACTGAAGACTGCTGAAAAGCAGTGTGATATGTTGGAGAAATCAAATCAATCTCTTCAGCTAGAAGCTGATGTTCTATTGCAGAAGATTTCTGTGAAAGATCAAAAGCTTCTAGAGAAGCATACGGAGTTAGAGAGACTGCAGACTCTGATGCATGAGGAGCAGTCTCATTTCCTTCAAATTGAAACTACTCTGCATACTTTACAGGAGTCGTATTCTCAATCACAAGAGGAGCAAAGATCTCTTGCTTTGGAGCTTAAACATGGCCTTCAGCTATTGGAGGACGTAGAGCTTTCCAAACAAGGTTTTAAGGAAGAAATGCGGCAGATTGTGGAAGAAAACAGAACTTTGCATGAACTTAACTTCTCTTCCACCAGATCATTAAAAAATCAGCAAACAGAAATTTCAGAGTTGAAGAGGATCAAAGAGAAACTTGAACGAGAGTTTGCCATAAAGGTTGAACAAAGTAATGTCCTCCAACAGGAATCTAGCCAAGTAAAGGAAGAAATTCAGGTCTTGAATAATAGATACCAGACTATATTGGAAGAACTAGGCTCTGTAGGTTTAAATCCTAAATCTTTTGCAGCATCTGTGAAGGATTTACAGAAGGAGATCACAATGCTAAAGGAGGTGTGCAAATTGGAGCAAGATGAGAAAGAAGTTCTTCGTGAGAAGTCAAAGGATATGGATAAGCTTTTGAGTGAAAAAGCATTCATGGAGTCCTCCCTGTCAAATTTGAATGATGAGCTGAATGTATTAAGGGTTACGATGAAGAAACTTCAAGAATCCTGTGGTGTCCTGCAGGAAGAAAAATCTAGTCTTGCTGCTGAAAAATCAGCTTTACTTTCACAGTTACAAATTATCACTGAAAGTATGCAGAATCAATTGGAAAAGAATACCTTGCTGGAGAAGTCCCTTTGTGATGCAAAAATTGAACTTGAAGGTTTAAGGGCAAAATCAAGTAGCTTGGAAGAATTTTGCAATTTACTGAATGATGAAAAGCACAATCTTCTGAATGAAAGGAGTGTCCTGGTATCTCAATTGGAGAGTGTTGAAGCAAAACTAGGTAACCTGGAAAGAAGGTTTACaaaattggaagaaaaataTGCTGATATGGAGAAAGACAAAGAAAGTAGGGTCAGTCAAGTAGAAGAACTCCATTTGCTGCTTTTGGCACAAAAAGAAAAGCATGCTAATCATAAAAATTCAAGTGAGGCCCGCATGGCAAATTTGGAAAATCTCGTTCTTCGGTTACAGGAAGAACGTCGAATGGGTAAGatagaatttgaagaagaacTTGATAAAGCTGTAAACGCTCAAGTTGAGATGTTTATTTTGCAAAAGTGTGTTGAAGACTTAGAGCAGAAGAACATGGGTTTATTATTTGAATGTCAAAAACACGTGGAGGAATCAAAATTTTCTGATAAAGTTATCTCTGAGTTGGAGAGTGAAAACCTTATGCAACAAATGGAGCTAGAGTTCTTGTTGGATGAAATCAGAAAGTTTAAAATGGGGATTCATCAAGTGCTAGGAGCCCTTCAGGTTGATTCTGGTGGGGGTCATGGCAAAGGGATCAAGCAAGAGGAAATGCCTATATCTCATATTTTGAGTAATATTGAGGGCTTGAAAGGATCTCTTGTGAAAACCCAGGAGGAGAAGCTTCAGCTACTTGTAGAGAATTCTGTCCTCCTAACTGTACTTTCGCAACAGGAATCTGAGGGAGCAGAACTGGTGACAGAGAAAGGGATCCTAGAGCAAGAGTTTGAAAACACAAGAGAGCAGCATGCAATGTTGCAAAAGGTTAAGCTTGAGCTTTTGGAGATCAACATGCAGCTTAGATCTGAAGTGACCAAGGGAGAAGCAAAGGAGAACGAGTTACAGTCCAAATTAGATGCCCTTCATCTGGACTTGATAGATTTGCAAAGAACTAATCTATTGTGTCAGGAAGAAAATTGTAGGTTACTTGAGGAGAAAAATTCACTAATGGGGAGTGTTTTAGACCTTAAAGATGCAAAGTCTGCCACTGAACAAGAGAATAGTATAATCCTCCACGAGGCACTGTCTCTGAAAAATCTTAGTTTGGTTTATGAGAGCTTCTTCACAGAGAAGGTCTTGGAACAACGTGCACTTGCTGAAAATCTCAGTGATCTTCACTCTTTGAACAGTGACCTTAAACGGGAGCTTGGTCTATTAAGGAAGAAGTTTGAGGTTAAAGAAGCTGAGAATGTTTATTTGAAGGAGTCAGTTGAGAGGACGGGCAAAGCAATGGAAGAATCCAAAGCTGAAAATGAGCATTTAAATTGTCAAATTGAAAGTTCAGAGAATCTTCTCGAGAAGAAGGATGAGGAGCTGTTAGAAATGTTGGAAAGGCTAAAGGCTGCAGAAACATTAAGTGCAGAGTTCTGCAGAAATATTGAGAAATTGAAGGCGGAAAAAGAACAATTAAGATTGATCAATGAGAATCTTGAGAGGCAGATTCTTGAACTATCAGAAGGTTGCATGAAtcacaaaaaagaaattgaacacCTTACGGAAGCAAACAGGAGTTTACTGTCACAGATGAGGTCCTTACGTCAAGAAGTTGAACAACAGAGGGCAAGGGAGGAAACATTGAGTTCAGAGTTGCTGGATAAAACAAACGAATTTGAACTTTGGGAGGCTGAGGCTGCTACATTCTATTTTGATCTTCAGATTTCGTCTATTAGTGAAGCATTGTTGGAAAATAAGGTCAACGAACTTTCTGGAGTTTGCATGAGACTTGAAGAAGAACGTGATGCAAAAAGCATGGAGATTAAACAGATGACAGAAAGAGTCAGTCTACTGGAAGGTGAAGTTGGAGGATTGAAAGGACGGTTATCTGCGTATACACCTGTCATTAGTTCTTTGAAAGAGGATTTTGCTTCTTTAGAACAAACAGCTCTGCTTCGAGTAAAAACAGTGCCTGTTAAATGCAATCATGAACAAAAG GACGCAGGAATTGAAACTTGTCTCCAAGAAAATGGCCATCAAAGTTCAGCAGATAACAGAAGCACTTTGATACCGGATGGGGTTTCAGATTTGCTGAGCATGAAGGCAAGGATTAGAGCGGTTGAGATGTCGCTGGTGCAAGAAATTGAGAGGCATGTGAAGGAAGAAAATCTAACCACTAAAGCTAATCCAGGAGCTCTTAGAAATGTGTCAAACGTGGTAGTTTCACCATACGTAGAAGAGAATGGCAGCAGAAAAGAAGACAAGGTACTCAAGGATGGGAGCACTTTTGATCTCAACTCATGGAGAACAAAACCTGAAAGTGGGTCATTGATGAAAGACATTCCACTTGATCATATCTCAGACACTCCAGCCACCAAAAGTTGCCGGAGAGTGAATAGTGGGACTGATGATCAGATGCTTGAATTATGGGAAACTGCCGAGCAGGACTGCTGTGATAGTTCCATAGATAATGAAGCAATGAAGCAAAGTTCTGTACCAACAGAGGATCTTATCACATACCATCAGTCAGACAATTCTGGTAAATTCCTAAATACCTCCTCAGAATTGGATGTAGAAAAggaattgggtgttgacaggtTTCAGTTATCAAGAAGCATAAAAGAGAGAACTCAAGATGGCAAGAGGAAAAAGATACTGGAGAGGCTTTCTTCGGACGCGCAGAAACTGTCCATTCTTAAGACAAGCGTGCAAGATTTGAAACAGAAAATGGAGACAAAGAAGAGAAACAAGAAGGGAGATTACACTGAATATGAAACAGTTAAAAGACAGATAGAAGAAGTTGAGGGAGCTGTTGTGAAATTAGCAGATACTAATGATCAACTGACAAAGGATCTTGAAGAGGGTGCTCCATCTTTGAACAGGGAAACTTCCGTTGAGTTGGAAAAGAGTAGACAAATCCAGAGAAAAAGAGTAACGGAGCAGGCACGAAAAGGTTCTGAACAGATTGGACGGCTGCAGTTTGATGTGCAGAACATACAATACACTTTGCTGAAGTTGGCTGATGAAAAGAGCAAAGGGAAGAACAGATTCACTGGAAAAACAGTGATCTTGCTTAGGGACTTCATTCACAGTGGGAAGAAAAGTAGTAAAAAACGCAGCAAGGGGTTTTGTGGATGTTCAAGGCCTTCAACTAATGAGGACTAA